The Clostridium chauvoei genome has a window encoding:
- a CDS encoding glycosyltransferase family 2 protein, with the protein MEEVLYLVVPCYNEEKVLHETSKRLVEKMNVLIDSKRISKRSKIMFVNDGSKDKTWEIIEELNAKESMIVGLKLSRNKGHQNALLAGLMTAKEKADMVISLDADLQDDVDVIDKFVEEYYKGNDVVYGVRSSRETDTIFKRSTAVGFYKFMKALGVDIVENHADYRLMSKRALEGLAEFKEVNLFLRGIVPLIGYNSSVVTYERHERFAGESKYPLKKMLAFAWDGITSFSIKPIRIITSLGFGILAISILMLFYFLVIKIMGKAVAGWTTIVCSIWMIGGIQLLSLGIIGEYIGKIYNETKNRPKFIIEKLLIREEN; encoded by the coding sequence ATGGAAGAAGTATTATATTTAGTTGTACCTTGCTATAACGAAGAAAAAGTTCTTCATGAAACAAGTAAAAGACTAGTAGAAAAAATGAACGTATTAATTGACAGTAAGAGAATATCTAAAAGAAGTAAAATAATGTTTGTAAACGACGGTTCTAAAGATAAAACTTGGGAAATAATAGAGGAATTAAATGCTAAAGAGTCTATGATTGTAGGATTAAAGCTATCAAGAAATAAAGGTCATCAAAATGCTTTATTAGCAGGGCTTATGACTGCAAAGGAAAAAGCTGATATGGTTATATCCCTTGATGCTGATCTTCAAGATGATGTAGATGTAATTGATAAGTTTGTAGAGGAGTACTATAAAGGAAATGATGTTGTTTATGGAGTTAGATCTTCAAGAGAAACAGACACTATTTTTAAAAGAAGTACTGCAGTTGGATTCTATAAATTTATGAAAGCTTTAGGCGTAGATATAGTTGAGAATCATGCTGATTATAGATTAATGAGTAAAAGAGCATTAGAAGGGTTAGCAGAATTTAAAGAAGTTAACTTATTTTTAAGAGGAATAGTTCCACTTATAGGATATAATAGCTCAGTTGTAACTTATGAAAGACATGAAAGATTTGCAGGAGAATCTAAATATCCTTTAAAGAAAATGCTTGCATTTGCTTGGGATGGAATAACTTCATTTAGTATAAAACCAATTAGAATAATAACAAGTCTTGGTTTTGGAATACTTGCAATAAGTATTCTTATGTTATTTTATTTCTTAGTTATAAAAATAATGGGTAAGGCTGTTGCAGGTTGGACTACAATTGTTTGTTCAATTTGGATGATTGGAGGAATTCAACTATTATCTTTAGGAATTATAGGTGAATACATAGGTAAAATATATAATGAAACAAAGAATAGACCTAAATTTATAATTGAAAAGTTATTAATTAGGGAGGAAAACTAG
- a CDS encoding LCP family protein: MKKKLSLWKKILITILILILLCILGIASYAFHLSNKVTKVEMDREAVTDTGKELPKKAEDVTTVALLGTDYSGNEHAASDCTMILAIDKKNKKLNLCSLMRDIYLDLPDGGKSNLNYTMSSGGPELLLKTINYNFNLKVDKFVEVNLRQLPTVIDKLGGVEIDITEDELNYINGYIQNIDDKNGTKTSPVTSTGKQLLNGTQASAYCRIRYTEGRDFKRTERQRDVLTALFNKVKDINPTEIPGIVSDLLPLVSTNLSNAEILSIASDVVGMNVNNINQGRFPLDDDLTTEWTDMYHMIIDVDKTTKNIHNFLFSE, from the coding sequence ATGAAAAAAAAATTATCTTTATGGAAAAAAATATTAATAACTATACTTATACTTATTCTATTATGTATCTTAGGAATAGCATCTTATGCATTCCATTTATCTAACAAAGTAACTAAAGTAGAAATGGATAGAGAAGCTGTTACAGATACCGGAAAAGAGCTTCCAAAGAAAGCTGAAGATGTTACAACTGTTGCTTTATTAGGAACTGACTATTCAGGTAATGAACATGCCGCTTCTGATTGTACAATGATTTTAGCTATTGATAAAAAAAATAAAAAATTAAATCTTTGCTCTCTTATGAGAGATATTTATTTAGATTTACCTGATGGCGGAAAATCTAATTTAAATTACACAATGTCTAGTGGTGGTCCTGAGCTTCTTTTAAAAACAATAAATTATAACTTTAACTTAAAGGTTGATAAATTTGTAGAAGTAAATTTAAGACAACTTCCTACTGTTATAGATAAACTTGGTGGTGTTGAAATAGATATAACAGAAGATGAATTAAATTATATAAATGGCTATATTCAAAATATAGATGACAAAAATGGTACAAAAACTTCACCAGTAACTTCAACTGGCAAGCAACTTTTAAATGGTACACAAGCTTCAGCTTATTGCAGAATAAGATATACTGAAGGAAGGGATTTTAAAAGAACAGAACGTCAAAGAGATGTTTTAACAGCTTTATTTAATAAAGTTAAGGATATAAATCCTACAGAAATTCCTGGTATAGTTAGCGATTTATTACCATTAGTAAGTACAAATTTATCTAATGCAGAAATACTTTCAATAGCTTCAGATGTTGTAGGCATGAATGTAAATAACATAAATCAAGGAAGATTTCCTTTAGATGATGATCTGACTACAGAATGGACAGATATGTATCATATGATTATCGATGTAGATAAAACAACTAAAAATATTCATAATTTCTTATTTAGCGAGTAA
- a CDS encoding LCP family protein, with protein MDKHAKRKKKSSPTKIILLTILALVVLILVGASIYGFNLANKVDKIETTEEDIGIKKENTEELSKYSNYDKIINIALFGIDAGENEFGRSDSIMILTIDPVHNKMKVSSVMRDSYVNIEGHGMDKLNHAFAFGNSVLALKTLNDNFGLNVNSFISTNFSNLPKIIDKLGGVELNITSDELQYINKYIDNLNGINGTSTPYVASPGKQLLDGTQCLAYSRIRYTNGGDYERTSRQRTVLKGVYEKVKNTNVSDFPTLLNDFLPFIQTNLSTTELLNIGSTISKIGSSSLIEDRFPRDGYCEGQIIDGIYYLTLDLEATKQQMKEFIFEN; from the coding sequence TTGGATAAACATGCAAAAAGAAAGAAAAAGTCATCTCCTACAAAAATAATACTATTAACTATTTTAGCTTTAGTAGTTTTAATATTGGTAGGAGCTTCTATCTATGGCTTTAATTTAGCAAATAAAGTTGATAAGATTGAAACTACTGAAGAGGATATTGGAATTAAAAAAGAAAATACTGAAGAATTATCTAAATATAGTAATTACGATAAAATTATAAATATCGCACTATTTGGTATAGATGCAGGAGAAAATGAATTTGGTCGTTCTGATTCTATAATGATATTAACTATAGACCCTGTTCATAATAAAATGAAGGTTTCTTCTGTAATGAGAGATTCTTACGTTAATATTGAAGGTCATGGAATGGACAAGCTTAATCATGCTTTTGCCTTTGGTAATTCTGTACTAGCTTTAAAAACACTAAATGATAACTTTGGATTAAATGTAAATAGCTTTATTTCAACTAACTTTAGTAATCTACCTAAAATTATAGATAAATTAGGTGGTGTTGAATTAAATATTACATCTGATGAGCTTCAATATATAAATAAATATATTGATAACTTAAATGGAATAAACGGTACTTCTACTCCTTATGTAGCTTCACCTGGAAAACAACTTCTAGATGGTACTCAATGCCTTGCTTATTCTAGAATAAGATATACAAATGGTGGAGACTATGAAAGAACCTCAAGACAAAGAACAGTATTAAAGGGAGTTTATGAAAAAGTAAAGAATACTAATGTATCTGATTTCCCTACATTATTAAATGATTTCTTACCTTTTATACAAACCAACTTAAGTACTACTGAACTATTAAATATTGGTTCTACAATAAGCAAAATAGGAAGTTCATCTCTTATAGAAGATAGATTCCCAAGAGATGGCTACTGTGAAGGTCAAATCATTGATGGAATTTACTATTTAACCCTTGACCTTGAAGCTACAAAACAACAAATGAAAGAATTTATATTTGAAAATTAA
- a CDS encoding lipopolysaccharide biosynthesis protein — protein MRTKKAAINVGVNILTYILIFIPTFIVRKIFLNTLGDNLLGVNSLYNNIISLLSVVEMGIGSAIVFSLYKPYAEGNKSKIKAYLKYYGRLYRIIGFIVLGLGIGLMFFLNIFIKGQINMVDARIYFLIFLLDTFFSYLFSYKICILNVAQEGYRVSIATCISKFTISVLQIIFLMIYPSFYIYIIIQVLVQLIYYIGINWYINKKYSWLNTVDGKLDEEEKNSLIKNVKALFLHKVGALMVFSTDNLIISAFINLKTVTKFNNYSMVLNIFQNVINNAFSGITASIGNLLVEKDDDSAYIIHKRLFFLSFWCVSFITISLFNTINQFITIWMGETQRIDTLTITVLLINFYFVLMRSSVDKFKEGSGQYYQDRYAAIIESAVNLVASIILVKILGLPGVFIGTLISNFTVVFWVKPKIVYKYVFKKNLLDYFKMYFKYLLIGLIPFVITTICTTNLRGSSSLIYFILNCLVNVVIINVIYIVIFYKTEEFNYFKNLIFTVIKRRS, from the coding sequence ATGAGAACAAAAAAAGCAGCCATAAATGTAGGAGTGAATATACTTACATATATACTTATATTTATACCTACATTTATAGTAAGAAAAATATTTTTAAACACTTTAGGTGATAATTTACTTGGAGTAAACTCTTTATATAATAATATAATAAGCTTGCTATCAGTGGTAGAAATGGGAATTGGGTCAGCCATAGTTTTCTCATTATATAAACCATATGCAGAAGGAAATAAATCAAAGATTAAGGCTTATTTAAAGTACTATGGAAGACTATATAGAATAATAGGATTTATAGTACTTGGCTTAGGAATAGGATTGATGTTCTTCCTTAATATATTTATTAAGGGTCAGATAAATATGGTTGATGCAAGGATATACTTCTTAATATTCTTATTAGATACATTTTTTAGTTATTTATTTTCTTATAAAATATGTATACTAAATGTAGCTCAAGAAGGATATAGAGTATCAATTGCAACATGTATATCTAAGTTTACAATTTCGGTATTACAAATTATATTCTTAATGATTTATCCAAGTTTCTACATATATATAATTATTCAAGTATTAGTTCAGTTAATTTATTATATAGGAATAAATTGGTATATTAATAAGAAGTATTCATGGTTAAATACTGTAGATGGAAAACTTGATGAAGAAGAAAAAAACTCTTTAATTAAAAATGTTAAAGCATTATTTCTTCATAAAGTTGGGGCGTTAATGGTGTTTAGTACTGATAATTTAATAATATCAGCCTTTATAAATTTAAAAACAGTAACAAAATTTAATAACTATAGTATGGTATTGAATATTTTCCAAAATGTAATAAATAATGCCTTTTCAGGAATAACAGCAAGTATAGGAAATTTATTAGTAGAGAAAGATGATGATAGTGCATATATAATTCATAAAAGATTATTTTTCTTAAGTTTTTGGTGTGTTTCTTTTATAACAATATCGTTATTTAACACAATAAATCAATTTATTACTATATGGATGGGTGAAACTCAGAGAATAGATACATTAACTATAACTGTACTGCTTATAAACTTCTATTTTGTTTTAATGAGATCATCTGTAGATAAATTTAAAGAAGGTAGCGGACAATATTATCAAGATAGATATGCAGCAATTATAGAATCAGCAGTAAATCTTGTTGCATCAATTATATTAGTTAAGATTTTAGGGTTGCCAGGAGTATTTATAGGAACTTTAATAAGTAATTTTACAGTTGTATTTTGGGTAAAGCCTAAAATTGTGTATAAATATGTATTTAAGAAGAATTTATTAGATTATTTTAAAATGTATTTCAAATATTTATTAATAGGTTTAATACCATTTGTAATAACTACTATATGTACAACTAATTTAAGAGGAAGTAGCTCTTTAATATATTTCATATTAAATTGCTTAGTAAATGTAGTTATAATCAATGTAATTTATATAGTAATTTTTTATAAAACTGAAGAGTTCAACTACTTTAAAAACTTAATATTTACGGTTATAAAAAGACGTTCTTAA
- a CDS encoding acetyltransferase — protein sequence MEKIILMGGGGHCKSIIDSIKSKGNFEIVGIIDINNKGKKILGVEILGGNEELPKLYSQGVKNAFICVGSVGDPSVRKRLYNEIKNIGYSFPVISDLTSIISPYATIEDGVFIGKGAIVNANAYIKKQAIINTGVIVDHDCKIGEFVHLAPGSTLSGTVVVGDNSHIGTNSTIIQGINIGENVLVGAGSVIVKDIEDNSKVCGNPGRKMKA from the coding sequence ATGGAGAAGATAATATTAATGGGTGGTGGTGGACACTGCAAAAGTATTATTGATTCTATAAAAAGTAAAGGTAACTTTGAAATTGTAGGAATTATTGATATTAACAACAAAGGTAAAAAAATTTTAGGGGTAGAAATCCTAGGCGGAAATGAGGAACTACCAAAGCTGTATAGTCAAGGTGTTAAAAATGCGTTTATTTGTGTTGGAAGTGTTGGGGATCCTTCTGTAAGAAAAAGATTATATAATGAAATAAAAAATATAGGATATAGTTTTCCAGTTATTTCAGATTTAACTTCTATTATTTCACCTTATGCTACTATTGAAGACGGAGTTTTTATAGGAAAAGGTGCAATAGTAAATGCAAATGCTTATATAAAAAAACAAGCTATTATAAATACAGGGGTTATAGTTGATCATGATTGTAAAATAGGAGAATTTGTACACCTTGCGCCAGGTTCTACCTTAAGTGGAACTGTAGTGGTAGGGGATAATTCACATATTGGAACTAATAGCACTATAATACAAGGTATAAATATAGGCGAAAATGTTCTTGTTGGAGCAGGAAGCGTAATAGTTAAAGATATAGAAGATAATTCAAAGGTATGTGGAAATCCTGGAAGGAAGATGAAGGCATGA
- the galE gene encoding UDP-glucose 4-epimerase GalE, with the protein MSVLITGGLGYIGSHTTIELLNEGHEVVIIDNLSNSKEIVKDRIKEITGKDVRLHKIDLLDEEKVEEVFKENNIDSVIHFAAFKAVGESVSMPIEYYHNNLTSTLVLLKLMKKYGVKNFVFSSSATVYGAAEEMPVTEETPLAYLGVTNPYGRSKLMIEDMLRDLYKADDSMNIAILRYFNPVGAHESGLIGEDPNGIPNNLMPYITKVAVGELKELSVFGDDYDTIDGTGVRDYIHVVDLAKGHIKALDKLNTNSGLITYNLGTGNGYSVLELIKAFSKASGREIPYKIVERRPGDVAVCYADSSKANRELGWKAEKNIEEMCRDSWRWQSKNPKGYETNRI; encoded by the coding sequence ATGTCAGTATTAATAACTGGAGGGCTAGGATACATAGGAAGTCATACTACTATCGAACTTTTAAATGAAGGACATGAAGTTGTAATTATAGATAATCTTTCTAATAGTAAAGAAATAGTAAAAGATAGAATAAAAGAAATTACAGGTAAAGATGTAAGGTTACATAAAATAGATTTATTAGATGAAGAAAAAGTAGAAGAGGTATTTAAAGAAAATAATATAGATTCAGTTATACATTTTGCAGCTTTTAAGGCAGTTGGAGAATCGGTTTCTATGCCAATTGAATATTATCATAACAACTTAACTAGTACATTAGTATTGTTAAAGCTTATGAAAAAGTATGGGGTTAAAAATTTTGTATTTAGCTCATCAGCAACAGTTTATGGAGCAGCAGAAGAAATGCCAGTAACAGAAGAAACACCATTAGCTTATTTAGGAGTTACAAACCCTTATGGTAGAAGTAAACTTATGATAGAGGATATGTTAAGAGATTTATATAAAGCTGATGACTCTATGAATATTGCAATTTTAAGATATTTCAATCCTGTTGGGGCTCATGAAAGTGGTCTTATAGGAGAAGATCCAAATGGAATTCCTAATAATTTAATGCCTTATATAACTAAGGTAGCTGTAGGAGAGTTAAAAGAACTTAGTGTATTTGGAGATGATTATGATACTATAGATGGAACTGGAGTAAGAGATTATATTCATGTTGTAGATTTAGCTAAGGGACATATAAAAGCTTTAGATAAATTAAATACTAACTCAGGGCTTATTACATATAATTTAGGAACAGGAAATGGATATAGTGTTTTAGAATTAATTAAAGCATTTTCAAAGGCAAGTGGAAGAGAAATTCCATATAAAATAGTAGAAAGAAGACCAGGGGATGTAGCTGTATGTTACGCAGATTCTTCCAAAGCTAATAGAGAGTTAGGTTGGAAGGCAGAAAAAAACATTGAAGAAATGTGTAGAGATTCTTGGAGATGGCAAAGTAAAAATCCTAAAGGATATGAAACAAATAGGATTTAA
- a CDS encoding bifunctional diguanylate cyclase/phosphodiesterase, which yields MNANIVKLRKQSVVIIISITLIYSGYIYWYGDTVRKDVEKDAYTYLSEVTKQNAEIIKTQIEGDFHTIKSIANFIGNKGDLQLEDLEYILQKEMEENSFKGMSIISNNNIYANVGKVKFSFQNETLLRKAYEGKTSISDTIVDEIDGELINVYSTPIYNKDDEIEAVLYATKLTKLNESKLNSLSFQGEGYSYIINKKGDFIYKSNVPSSVKEFNNIFSSLKDSKIDNKITINNIKQDFRNEQSGQIKYEINGVKKFMNYETLGINDWYIIEIVPTYIAYFKIKNTISNTLFLSVLTIILFGILVLHILIIKEKGKKELKRLAFQDEITGFSNWKKFQIESRQILNENHNINYAIIAFDIDKFKMINDIFGYDRGNEILKYIANFLNDFIHKNESFCRVSADNFVILLSYCDDENLIDRVKEIKRYINKFNNSYVIKISFGIHKVYNKKYNISVLEDRANMAKRSIKDKLNVDYAFYTEELRAVMLREKQIENNMESALKNKEFKVYLQPKYRIKDEKIIGAEALIRWIKPNGEALSPKDFIPIFEKNGFIQKLDKYVFEEICILISKWNKLKLTEPIVSISVNISRVDLGNTKIVDTLKEIIEKYNVDAKNIELELTESIVFEDKKILVNTLNKLKDIGFKISIDDFGSGYSSLNLLNDLPADIIKLDKAFLEKASEDKKVNMTIKNIIHMAKDLDLFTVAEGVETEEQLKSLREAGCDIAQGYYYAKPMAISEFEKIIHK from the coding sequence ATGAATGCTAACATTGTAAAGTTAAGAAAACAATCCGTTGTAATTATAATTAGCATAACACTTATTTATTCAGGATATATATATTGGTATGGAGATACAGTGAGGAAAGATGTAGAAAAAGATGCTTATACATATCTTTCAGAAGTTACTAAACAAAATGCCGAAATTATAAAGACTCAAATAGAGGGAGATTTTCATACAATAAAATCAATTGCTAATTTTATAGGAAATAAAGGAGATTTGCAATTAGAAGATCTTGAATATATTTTACAAAAAGAAATGGAGGAGAATTCCTTTAAAGGAATGTCTATAATTTCAAATAATAACATTTATGCTAATGTTGGAAAGGTAAAGTTTAGTTTTCAAAATGAAACTCTTTTAAGAAAAGCTTATGAAGGAAAAACAAGTATTTCAGATACTATAGTAGATGAAATAGATGGAGAATTAATTAATGTTTACTCAACTCCTATTTATAATAAAGATGATGAAATAGAGGCAGTACTTTATGCAACTAAATTAACAAAACTTAATGAATCAAAGTTAAACTCATTAAGTTTTCAAGGAGAGGGCTATTCTTATATTATAAATAAAAAGGGGGATTTTATTTATAAATCTAATGTTCCAAGTAGTGTAAAAGAATTTAATAATATTTTTAGTAGTTTGAAAGATAGTAAAATAGATAATAAAATAACAATAAATAATATAAAACAAGACTTTCGTAATGAACAATCAGGTCAAATTAAATATGAAATAAATGGTGTTAAAAAGTTTATGAATTATGAAACGCTAGGGATAAATGATTGGTATATAATAGAAATTGTTCCTACATATATAGCATATTTTAAAATAAAAAATACTATATCTAATACATTATTTTTATCTGTATTAACTATTATACTTTTTGGAATACTTGTCTTACATATTTTAATAATTAAGGAAAAAGGAAAAAAGGAATTAAAGAGATTAGCTTTTCAAGATGAAATAACAGGTTTTTCTAATTGGAAAAAATTTCAGATAGAAAGCAGACAAATTTTAAATGAAAATCATAATATAAATTATGCTATTATAGCTTTTGATATAGATAAGTTTAAAATGATAAATGATATATTCGGATATGATAGAGGAAATGAAATTTTAAAATACATAGCAAATTTTTTAAATGATTTTATACATAAGAATGAAAGTTTTTGTAGAGTTTCCGCAGATAATTTTGTTATACTACTTAGTTATTGCGATGATGAAAATCTCATTGATAGAGTTAAAGAAATAAAAAGATATATAAATAAATTTAATAATTCATATGTCATTAAAATCTCTTTTGGAATACATAAGGTATATAATAAAAAATATAATATATCTGTTTTAGAAGACAGAGCTAATATGGCTAAAAGATCTATAAAGGATAAGCTTAATGTAGATTATGCTTTTTACACAGAGGAATTAAGAGCGGTTATGTTAAGAGAAAAGCAAATTGAAAACAATATGGAATCGGCACTGAAGAATAAAGAATTTAAAGTGTATCTTCAACCCAAATATAGAATAAAAGATGAAAAAATAATAGGGGCTGAAGCATTGATAAGATGGATAAAACCAAATGGAGAAGCTTTAAGTCCTAAGGATTTTATTCCTATCTTTGAGAAGAATGGATTTATACAAAAGTTAGATAAATATGTATTTGAAGAAATCTGTATTTTGATTAGTAAATGGAATAAACTTAAGTTAACAGAACCAATAGTTTCTATATCAGTTAATATCTCGCGAGTAGATTTAGGTAATACAAAGATTGTAGATACATTAAAAGAAATTATTGAAAAATATAATGTAGATGCAAAAAATATAGAACTTGAACTTACTGAAAGTATAGTATTTGAAGATAAAAAGATATTAGTAAATACACTTAATAAATTAAAGGACATCGGATTTAAAATATCTATTGATGATTTTGGAAGTGGTTATTCTTCACTTAATTTATTAAATGATTTGCCAGCAGATATAATTAAGTTAGATAAAGCTTTTCTAGAAAAGGCTTCAGAGGATAAAAAGGTAAATATGACTATAAAAAACATAATACATATGGCAAAGGATTTGGATTTATTTACTGTTGCAGAAGGTGTAGAAACGGAAGAACAGTTAAAGAGTTTAAGGGAAGCTGGATGCGATATAGCTCAAGGATATTATTATGCAAAACCTATGGCTATATCAGAATTTGAAAAAATTATACATAAATAG
- the brnQ gene encoding branched-chain amino acid transport system II carrier protein, with protein MKKNTKDSIVIGFALFSMFFGAGNLIFPAFLGHTLGKEFFLGIIGFIITGVGLPLLAILACSKGDGTFETLAGRIDKKFAIFCTAILFIAIGPMLGIPRTAATTFELTIHPFFPNISPFVAMTVYFLINLFFVLRSSSVIDTIGKYLTPALLIILTVIIIKGIFMPIGNIVDTNVTSVLPSALLEGYQTMDAIAALLFAGIITTSLLAKGYKEKEMPSMILKSSLVAVVGLAFVYGGLMFIGAQTVNLAPSDIGKTGLLLLIAKSILGNIGTTLIGVAMGLACLTTSIGLLTAGSTFFEKVSKGKLPFKLNSIVLAVISLGIACLGVDKIVVLSEPILHVLYPVSITLIVTTLLSKYLTNIKAVRLGVYTSLAFGLLFAIPGLNLSFIPLANLGFGWVLPTLIAICLGYVIFSVEPKMEINEI; from the coding sequence ATGAAAAAAAATACTAAAGATTCTATTGTTATAGGCTTTGCCTTATTCTCGATGTTTTTTGGAGCTGGAAATCTAATTTTCCCTGCTTTTTTAGGACATACTTTAGGAAAGGAATTCTTTCTTGGAATTATAGGTTTTATAATAACTGGAGTTGGTTTACCTCTACTTGCTATACTTGCTTGTTCTAAAGGGGATGGTACTTTTGAAACATTAGCTGGAAGAATTGATAAAAAATTCGCTATCTTCTGTACCGCAATTTTATTTATCGCTATAGGACCAATGCTTGGTATTCCAAGAACTGCTGCAACAACTTTTGAACTTACTATACATCCATTTTTCCCAAATATATCACCATTTGTTGCAATGACAGTTTATTTTTTAATTAATTTATTCTTTGTATTAAGAAGTTCTTCTGTAATAGATACAATCGGAAAATATTTAACACCAGCATTATTAATTATATTAACAGTAATAATTATAAAAGGTATATTTATGCCTATTGGTAATATAGTTGATACTAATGTAACATCTGTTTTACCTTCTGCTTTATTAGAGGGATATCAAACAATGGATGCTATTGCTGCATTACTCTTTGCAGGTATTATAACAACTTCTTTATTGGCAAAAGGATATAAAGAAAAAGAAATGCCATCAATGATTTTAAAATCAAGTTTAGTTGCTGTAGTTGGACTTGCTTTTGTATATGGTGGATTAATGTTTATTGGTGCTCAAACTGTAAATTTAGCTCCATCTGATATAGGTAAAACTGGATTGCTTTTATTAATTGCTAAAAGTATCTTAGGAAATATTGGAACTACACTTATAGGTGTTGCTATGGGACTTGCTTGTTTAACTACTTCTATAGGACTTTTAACTGCTGGTTCTACTTTCTTTGAAAAAGTTTCAAAAGGTAAACTTCCATTTAAGTTAAATTCCATTGTACTTGCAGTTATCAGTTTAGGAATAGCTTGCCTTGGAGTTGATAAAATAGTTGTTTTATCAGAACCAATACTTCATGTCCTTTACCCAGTTTCAATAACACTTATAGTAACTACTTTATTATCAAAATATCTTACAAACATTAAAGCTGTAAGACTTGGGGTTTATACTTCATTAGCTTTCGGATTGCTTTTTGCTATACCAGGACTTAATTTAAGCTTTATTCCACTTGCTAACCTAGGTTTTGGATGGGTATTACCTACACTAATTGCTATATGTTTAGGATATGTAATTTTTTCTGTCGAACCTAAAATGGAAATAAATGAGATATAA